The following proteins are encoded in a genomic region of Oncorhynchus masou masou isolate Uvic2021 chromosome 32, UVic_Omas_1.1, whole genome shotgun sequence:
- the wdr89 gene encoding WD repeat-containing protein 89, translated as MESLGEKFKALSITRRVQPDEPTYLLDLSHQTVSGPGLVAVCCSNRSIRLHSEDSLSLLREYQGHSGAICGVCFAHTSPDLLFSGSADGTVRTWDVRCPGSEAAQVFRSDSSHHFCSFDVSCSDVVLCAGTEQVDEDDSFLVFWDARMAKEKGGVLGVYSESHSDDITQVRFHPRNADHLASGSTDGLVNVFDLSLGAEEEALLATCNCGSSASSVCWAGKDFNQLLCLSHDEGLHLWDLGQLDTDKPLTLFSAADARSLTPLSNEVALDYFVGGTWLEEAGRLLVLGGTNNGDIHLLECSEEGLCLLRSLQGGHSSTVRCFLWDPAGEALLTGGEDAQLLLWKPGAEEFTSRKRDTLKSASALKLKSRSHKKHGSKRDKKLEV; from the coding sequence ATGGAGAGTCTGGGGGAGAAGTTCAAAGCTCTGTCAATCACTCGGCGTGTCCAGCCAGATGAGCCCACCTACCTGCTGGACCTGTCCCACCAGACTGTCTCGGGCCCAGGGTTGGTGGCCGTATGCTGCTCCAACCGCTCCATCCGTTTGCACAGTGAGGACAGCCTCAGCCTGCTCAGGGAGTACCAGGGACATAGTGGTGCAATCTGTGGGGTGTGCTTTGCCCACACCTCCCCTGACCTGCTCTTCTCAGGCTCTGCTGATGGGACAGTGAGGACGTGGGATGTCCGCTGCCCTGGTTCAGAGGCAGCACAGGTGTTCAGGAGTGACTCCTCCCACCACTTCTGCAGCTTTGATGTGAGCTGCAGCGATGTGGTCCTATGTGCAGGCACTGAGCAGGTCGATGAAGATGATAGCTTCTTGGTTTTCTGGGATGCCCGCATGGcaaaggagaagggaggggttcTGGGTGTGTACTCTGAGTCCCACAGTGATGACATCACGCAGGTGCGTTTCCACCCCCGGAATGCCGACCACTTGGCGTCTGGCTCCACTGATGGCCTGGTGAATGTGTTTGACCTGAGCCTTGGTGCAGAGGAGGAGGCCCTGCTGGCCACCTGTAACTGTGGCTCCTCTGCTAGCTCAGTGTGCTGGGCAGGGAAGGACTTCAACCAGCTGCTGTGCCTCAGCCACGACGAGGGCCTCCATCTGTGGGACCTGGGTCAGTTGGACACAGACAAGCCCCTCACACTCTTCAGTGCCGCTGACGCCCGCAGCCTGACCCCTCTCTCTAATGAAGTGGCCCTGGATTACTTTGTTGGCGGGACTTGGCTGGAGGAGGCAGGGCGCTTACTAGTGCTAGGTGGGACAAACAATGGAGACATCCACCTTCTGGAGTGCAGTGAGGAAGGCCTGTGTCTGCTGAGGTCCCTCCAAGGGGGCCACTCTTCCACAGTGCGCTGCTTCCTCTGGGATCCCGCAGGGGAGGCCCTGCTCACGGGAGGGGAGGATGCACAGCTGCTCTTGTGGAAGCCAGGGGCGGAGGAATTCACCTCAAGGAAGAGGGACACCTTGAAGAGTGCCTCTGCATTAAAACTCAAATCTAGATCACACAAGAAGCATGGCTCCAAGAGGGATAAGAAGCTAGAAGTGTGA